A genomic segment from Saccharospirillaceae bacterium encodes:
- a CDS encoding DUF6492 family protein translates to MAISAVLPLKASGSYDVNDLKRAHILFTSLSTFLPAGLISELFVVVPGYEVELVRHEYACWQGLNIIVISEDELLPELKKYPKMRGWRKQQLVKIAIANKVSNKFYLTLDADVVCLKPLTELLLLPEGKALLQYEPRAQHPKWWRSSARLLGISANIGPKGVGMTVTPALMAKTISQQLMQDLKPKNRQLTWADRLCSLHNPTDPRNWWLGRYLQLKWTEYSLYYLCALKHQLLEQFHVIAGTSKVPQLMLIHDSHPYEQWQVADSFAADNPGLFCVVGSKTRLPPKQVFERLSAFIQRQPDARVLALFD, encoded by the coding sequence ATGGCGATTAGCGCCGTTTTGCCCCTGAAAGCCAGTGGCAGTTATGATGTCAACGACTTAAAGCGGGCGCACATTCTTTTTACGTCGCTCAGCACTTTTTTGCCGGCGGGGTTGATTAGCGAATTGTTTGTTGTCGTGCCCGGGTATGAAGTGGAATTGGTCAGACATGAATATGCCTGTTGGCAAGGGTTAAATATAATCGTCATTTCTGAAGACGAGTTGCTGCCGGAGCTGAAAAAATACCCTAAGATGCGCGGCTGGCGTAAGCAGCAATTGGTCAAAATAGCGATTGCAAATAAAGTGTCTAATAAGTTCTATCTGACATTGGATGCCGATGTGGTCTGCTTAAAGCCGTTAACAGAATTATTGTTACTACCCGAGGGCAAGGCGTTGTTGCAGTATGAGCCAAGGGCACAGCATCCGAAATGGTGGCGTTCGTCTGCCCGGCTGTTAGGTATCAGTGCAAATATCGGCCCGAAAGGAGTAGGTATGACAGTGACACCGGCGTTGATGGCAAAAACCATCAGCCAACAGTTGATGCAGGATTTAAAACCAAAAAACAGACAGTTAACTTGGGCTGACAGGTTGTGCTCATTACACAACCCTACAGACCCACGCAACTGGTGGCTGGGCCGTTACCTGCAGCTAAAGTGGACCGAATATTCGCTATATTATCTGTGTGCGCTAAAGCATCAGCTGTTAGAGCAGTTTCATGTGATTGCAGGCACCAGTAAAGTGCCGCAGCTCATGTTGATACACGACTCTCACCCCTATGAGCAGTGGCAGGTGGCGGATAGCTTCGCAGCCGACAATCCGGGGTTATTCTGTGTGGTGGGCAGTAAAACACGCTTGCCGCCAAAGCAGGTATTTGAGCGGTTGTCGGCATTTATTCAGCGGCAACCTGATGCGAGAGTACTGGCGCTTTTCGATTAA
- a CDS encoding IS3 family transposase (programmed frameshift), with amino-acid sequence MPRYSEERKAATLKKLLPPQSRSVNSVADEDGISPQTLYHWLKQCREQGVAVPGHQKQADQWSAEDKLAIVIETAGLSEAELSAYCREKGLFTEQVKQWRTDCLQGFGRTADSERQVKQERKKTTKEIKKLKAEVRRKDKALAETSALLVLFKKARSLIRGRTGQRGRLTPQSERIRLLDYFNEAVNNGASRHQAAHVMCISQRTLKRWANNPTPDKRPTTAPVKQPRQLSEDEEQRILMVCNLPQYADLPASQIVPLLADKGVYIGSESTIYQVLKKHRQLTHRGKAKPRNKHPLPTSYTASGPNQVYTWDISYCPSNVKGVFWYLYLILDIYSRKIVGWEVHETESGELAKQLVERTLLREGCWHNPPVLHSDNGAPMTSFTLKSRLANLGMAMSHNRPRVSNDNPYSESLFRTVKYCPKWPRKGFNSLSHVRQWMMDFVNVYNEHHLHSGINFVTPGSRHRGEDNAILAARAALYEQQKRSRPERWSGNTRNWTPVGDVALNPSNVEEIKRNTAVA; translated from the exons ATGCCACGTTATTCTGAAGAGCGTAAAGCTGCAACGCTCAAAAAATTATTACCGCCACAGAGTCGTTCTGTAAATTCTGTGGCTGATGAGGATGGGATCAGTCCGCAAACCTTGTATCATTGGTTAAAACAATGTCGTGAGCAAGGAGTTGCAGTGCCCGGACATCAAAAACAGGCTGACCAATGGTCCGCTGAAGACAAGTTAGCCATCGTTATCGAAACCGCCGGCTTATCGGAAGCCGAACTGTCGGCTTATTGCCGTGAAAAAGGGTTATTTACCGAGCAGGTCAAACAGTGGCGTACCGATTGCCTGCAGGGCTTTGGCCGCACTGCTGACAGTGAGCGCCAGGTAAAACAAGAGCGTAAAAAAACGACCAAAGAAATCAAAAAGCTTAAAGCCGAGGTTCGCCGCAAAGATAAAGCGTTGGCCGAGACCAGTGCCCTGTTGGTGCTTT TCAAAAAAGCTCGAAGCCTTATACGGGGACGAACCGGACAACGAGGACGACTAACGCCGCAAAGCGAGCGTATAAGGCTACTCGATTACTTTAACGAAGCGGTTAATAACGGCGCATCCCGCCATCAGGCAGCGCATGTTATGTGCATAAGCCAACGCACGTTAAAGCGCTGGGCTAACAATCCGACGCCGGATAAACGGCCCACAACAGCGCCGGTTAAACAACCGCGGCAGTTGAGCGAAGACGAAGAGCAGCGCATCCTGATGGTCTGTAATTTACCGCAGTATGCGGATTTACCGGCCTCACAAATCGTGCCGTTACTGGCCGATAAAGGCGTTTATATTGGCTCTGAATCAACGATTTACCAGGTGCTGAAAAAGCACCGGCAATTAACACACCGGGGCAAAGCAAAACCCCGGAATAAGCATCCGTTGCCGACCAGTTACACGGCAAGCGGGCCGAATCAGGTATACACCTGGGACATCAGTTATTGTCCCTCGAACGTCAAAGGCGTTTTCTGGTACCTGTACTTAATACTTGATATTTACAGCCGCAAAATCGTCGGCTGGGAAGTCCATGAAACCGAATCCGGTGAACTGGCAAAACAACTGGTTGAGCGAACCTTGCTGCGCGAGGGCTGCTGGCATAATCCGCCGGTACTGCATTCAGATAACGGGGCACCGATGACCTCGTTTACACTGAAATCAAGGTTGGCCAACCTGGGCATGGCGATGTCACATAACCGGCCACGCGTGAGCAACGATAATCCGTATTCAGAGTCGTTGTTTCGGACCGTAAAATACTGCCCGAAATGGCCACGCAAAGGGTTTAACTCGCTCAGCCATGTTCGCCAATGGATGATGGACTTCGTTAACGTTTATAACGAGCACCATCTGCACAGCGGGATTAACTTTGTGACACCGGGTAGCCGGCACCGTGGTGAAGATAACGCCATATTAGCGGCACGCGCTGCATTATATGAGCAACAAAAACGCAGCCGCCCGGAGCGCTGGTCAGGCAACACAAGAAACTGGACGCCCGTTGGTGACGTTGCGCTAAATCCCTCCAATGTTGAGGAAATTAAGCGTAATACGGCGGTTGCTTAA
- a CDS encoding glycosyltransferase family 2 protein codes for MDKIAMRTRKISCFVIVCNEEDRIERCLQSLSGWVDQLIVLDSGSKDNTVAIAQQYADKVYQTDWPGFGPQRNRALTWCEHDWVLNIDADEVMTDALKAEIDAVLSEPDLQENLFKMPWHTYFFGKLLKHGRYSSPQGKLFLKTGVSFKNRQVHETLLIPNEKSRTLKSAIIHHSWRSYHHAQEKHLKYACLLAEEKYAKGKRSSLAFAVLRFFTDFLQQYLLHLGFLDGWRGFLMAIILGQYGFNKYAALVTLQAEHKAKQQ; via the coding sequence TTGGACAAAATAGCCATGAGAACGAGAAAAATTTCCTGTTTTGTGATTGTCTGTAATGAAGAAGATCGGATAGAGCGTTGTTTGCAATCGCTTTCTGGTTGGGTAGATCAGCTAATCGTATTGGACTCGGGCAGTAAGGATAATACTGTAGCTATAGCACAACAGTATGCAGACAAGGTTTATCAGACTGACTGGCCGGGCTTTGGCCCTCAACGTAATCGCGCTTTAACCTGGTGTGAGCATGATTGGGTATTAAACATCGATGCTGACGAAGTCATGACTGATGCCCTTAAAGCAGAAATTGATGCTGTCTTGTCTGAACCAGATTTGCAGGAAAATTTATTTAAAATGCCTTGGCATACTTACTTTTTTGGTAAGTTGCTGAAGCATGGTCGTTATTCCTCGCCGCAGGGTAAATTATTTTTAAAGACCGGTGTGAGTTTTAAGAACCGCCAAGTGCATGAAACGCTGCTTATTCCAAATGAGAAAAGTCGTACGCTTAAGTCTGCCATTATTCACCACAGTTGGCGCAGTTATCATCATGCACAGGAAAAACACCTGAAATATGCCTGTTTACTGGCTGAAGAAAAATATGCCAAAGGAAAAAGGAGTAGCCTGGCGTTTGCAGTGCTACGTTTTTTTACCGACTTCTTGCAGCAATATTTGTTACATCTTGGTTTTTTAGACGGGTGGAGAGGCTTTTTGATGGCCATTATTTTGGGGCAATACGGTTTTAATAAATACGCTGCACTGGTTACTTTACAGGCTGAGCATAAGGCAAAACAGCAATGA